In a genomic window of Holophagaceae bacterium:
- a CDS encoding septation protein SpoVG family protein, whose amino-acid sequence MLNITEVRINKVEGDEKLRAFASLVIDECFLVGDLRVLENEDGYYVVMPSKRKRDGSFKDIAYPLNTGAKDFIQEKVLLAFEAATGRKAISRIEQGEPGPVRPDLLGVEEFGFTPKSTPG is encoded by the coding sequence ATGCTCAACATCACCGAAGTGCGGATCAACAAGGTCGAAGGGGACGAAAAGCTGCGCGCTTTCGCGAGCCTCGTCATCGACGAGTGTTTCCTGGTCGGCGACCTGAGGGTATTGGAAAACGAAGACGGCTACTACGTGGTCATGCCGAGCAAACGCAAGCGGGACGGTAGTTTCAAGGACATCGCGTATCCCCTGAACACAGGGGCCAAGGATTTCATCCAGGAGAAGGTCCTGTTGGCTTTCGAGGCCGCCACCGGCCGCAAGGCCATCTCCCGCATCGAGCAGGGCGAACCGGGTCCTGTCCGCCCTGATCTGCTGGGTGTCGAGGAATTCGGCTTCACACCCAAGAGCACACCTGGCTGA
- a CDS encoding DUF116 domain-containing protein — protein sequence MAPDALPAERYGIFLWVRRGVPVALMLGFLLVGLLMPHGFGWWALAAMAMAGVAWPTFKRGEAYLRARRAIIRWDGMWVWLFRPLARSLGQEDGWILSFCGWNNLRVREAFEHRKARRSLILLPHCVQLAKCKAPILDDIEKCYDCGLCPVGDYMHGILENRWDSRITNRSHKAYREAREYQPDLIVAVSCTDRLLKGLVKLSEVPAYVIPLTLPHGMCVDTQFSVPHLMAAMQTLAEPKLGPRPIEGQDGQNAASAA from the coding sequence ATGGCTCCCGACGCACTGCCCGCTGAACGCTACGGGATCTTCCTGTGGGTGCGGCGCGGCGTGCCGGTGGCCTTGATGCTGGGGTTCCTGCTGGTGGGCCTGCTGATGCCCCATGGATTCGGCTGGTGGGCCCTCGCGGCCATGGCCATGGCCGGAGTGGCCTGGCCGACTTTCAAGCGGGGGGAAGCCTATCTTCGGGCCCGCCGCGCGATCATCAGATGGGATGGCATGTGGGTCTGGCTCTTCCGCCCCCTGGCCCGGTCCCTGGGGCAGGAAGACGGCTGGATCCTATCGTTCTGCGGCTGGAACAACCTTCGTGTGCGCGAGGCCTTCGAGCACCGCAAAGCAAGGCGTTCCCTCATCCTCCTGCCCCATTGCGTCCAGCTTGCCAAGTGCAAGGCGCCCATCCTCGATGATATCGAGAAGTGCTATGACTGCGGCCTCTGCCCCGTCGGCGACTACATGCACGGCATTCTGGAAAACCGATGGGACAGCCGCATCACCAACCGCAGCCACAAGGCCTACCGGGAAGCCCGTGAATACCAGCCCGATCTGATCGTCGCGGTGAGCTGCACGGACCGGCTGCTGAAGGGACTCGTGAAGCTGTCTGAAGTCCCGGCCTACGTGATCCCGCTGACCCTGCCCCATGGAATGTGCGTGGACACGCAATTCAGCGTCCCCCACCTGATGGCGGCCATGCAGACCCTCGCCGAGCCGAAGCTGGGTCCGCGCCCCATCGAGGGACAGGACGGCCAGAACGCCGCCAGCGCAGCCTGA
- a CDS encoding UbiA family prenyltransferase: protein MNSPRFMLRGLFEKLLGKELMAYLLHLRPTEWPIMTAHFFLGTLLAKGWPAFTTGAKGSLAAWTIFVVLMNGGTLALNSAFDQDEGDIGYLKAPPKPPRFLVHFGFALLAGSLGWSLVFIRVKPGGHYFFEIVMTCVLMSILYSVPPIRLKARAGWDLLINCLGFGFFTPMAGWVFTGRGLEPVLMSLCIGFGLLFAALYPLTQIYQVEEDTQRGDKTLVIRFGIGPSLSYAILATLSAHLWFAQACLKAHVSPLYLLISLAAWLGILIPWRLRWQRISSQQAEAGMYRGLAAWAITDVSVLVLLWPK from the coding sequence ATGAACTCCCCGAGATTCATGCTCCGCGGACTCTTTGAAAAGCTCCTTGGCAAGGAGCTGATGGCCTATCTCCTGCACCTGCGGCCCACGGAATGGCCGATCATGACCGCTCATTTCTTCCTCGGCACCCTGCTGGCGAAAGGCTGGCCCGCCTTCACCACCGGCGCCAAGGGAAGCCTGGCCGCATGGACCATCTTCGTGGTGCTCATGAACGGCGGCACGTTGGCCCTGAACTCGGCCTTCGACCAGGATGAAGGGGATATCGGCTACCTGAAGGCGCCGCCCAAGCCTCCGAGATTTCTGGTCCATTTCGGGTTCGCGCTTCTGGCCGGCAGCCTGGGATGGAGTCTGGTCTTCATCCGCGTGAAACCCGGCGGCCATTACTTCTTCGAGATCGTGATGACCTGCGTGCTCATGAGCATCCTCTACAGCGTGCCGCCCATCCGCCTGAAGGCGCGGGCGGGCTGGGACCTGCTCATCAACTGCCTGGGTTTCGGATTCTTCACGCCCATGGCGGGCTGGGTGTTCACCGGCCGGGGCCTTGAACCCGTGCTGATGAGCCTTTGCATCGGGTTCGGCCTGCTCTTCGCCGCGCTCTATCCTTTGACCCAGATCTACCAGGTCGAAGAGGACACCCAACGCGGCGACAAGACCCTGGTGATCCGCTTTGGCATCGGCCCAAGCCTCTCCTACGCGATCCTGGCCACCCTCAGCGCCCACCTTTGGTTCGCGCAAGCCTGCCTCAAGGCCCATGTCAGCCCGCTCTACCTGCTGATCTCCCTCGCGGCCTGGTTGGGGATCTTGATCCCGTGGCGGCTGCGCTGGCAGAGGATCAGCAGCCAGCAGGCCGAAGCCGGCATGTACCGCGGCCTGGCAGCCTGGGCTATCACGGATGTCAGCGTGCTGGTCCTGCTCTGGCCGAAATAG
- a CDS encoding polyphenol oxidase family protein yields MLIPAVRPPFPLAWGFTTKQDDPAGLPQVRLSQVHGCGVVGATEAVQEADGIWTMDPGVKIGVRVADCVPILMAGLVVGKPWIAALHAGWRGATAGIFRHGIERFMDQGGDLSSLVWVLGPCIQPCHFEVGPEVIEAARRDPAWREGMESRGPSGKPHLDLHGLLRAQGLDMGLDPAREASIPLCTVCEEASLWSYRRGDRSERQWGWIEIGGRG; encoded by the coding sequence ATGCTCATCCCTGCAGTGCGCCCCCCCTTCCCCCTTGCCTGGGGTTTCACCACCAAGCAGGATGACCCGGCTGGCTTGCCTCAGGTGCGGCTTTCCCAGGTGCACGGTTGCGGGGTGGTGGGCGCAACCGAGGCCGTGCAGGAGGCCGATGGCATCTGGACCATGGACCCGGGCGTGAAGATCGGCGTCCGCGTGGCTGATTGCGTGCCGATCCTGATGGCAGGACTTGTGGTTGGGAAACCCTGGATCGCGGCCCTGCACGCCGGCTGGCGGGGCGCAACGGCCGGGATCTTCCGCCACGGCATTGAACGGTTCATGGATCAGGGCGGCGACCTTTCATCCCTCGTATGGGTTTTGGGCCCTTGCATCCAGCCCTGCCATTTCGAGGTTGGCCCGGAAGTCATCGAGGCTGCCCGGCGGGATCCAGCGTGGCGCGAAGGAATGGAATCCCGCGGCCCATCGGGGAAGCCCCATCTTGATCTCCATGGCCTCCTGCGGGCCCAGGGCCTGGACATGGGCCTGGATCCTGCCCGTGAAGCCTCCATCCCCCTTTGCACCGTTTGCGAGGAAGCTAGCCTGTGGTCCTACCGGCGCGGCGATCGCAGCGAACGGCAGTGGGGGTGGATCGAGATCGGGGGCCGCGGGTGA
- a CDS encoding MCE family protein: MKIETKVGLFFVGTLVVLGVLIFNTGKFSFGSDNNSNHFTVYFDQVAGLAVQAPVRVAGVKVGEVKSITLDHGRAKVDLKLNKDFQLYMDAQASLSSIGILGEKYIDLTQGHYEKGPIDPSMLIPSRSGVSLDDLMVTLAAISRDIKGVTGALNSSIGGEEGRAKLDEIVDNIRVLTGEFRTLSQENHAAINHTLANAEAMTGDLRERIPRLAQQFEDLGKHLDALVQETRPELRGTMQDVHKLAGSFQETSVNLKNITAKLNNGEGTIGKLLNDDTTIKKINTAVDSLNDMLGGFKAMDLRLDLNGARWTSRGDSQVGLGIELVPRHDYWYSLDLNSTPDGKIADSTRTIKKIDPATGLPVEVLEHTRNVVSDQALTLSAQFAKRFAENWVLSAGIVEGKGGAGIEWRSFEDRFRVGALAYDFTRRDDKPNPRYRLTASYQFWKNVYMKVGGQDLGNKELRTFFVGGGIRWKDDDLKKLVGLASSAK; this comes from the coding sequence ATGAAAATCGAAACCAAGGTCGGACTTTTCTTCGTCGGCACCCTCGTGGTCCTGGGCGTCCTGATCTTCAATACGGGAAAATTCAGCTTCGGGAGCGACAACAATTCCAACCATTTCACCGTGTACTTCGACCAGGTGGCTGGTCTCGCAGTCCAGGCCCCGGTCCGCGTGGCCGGCGTGAAGGTGGGGGAAGTGAAATCCATCACCCTGGACCATGGCCGGGCCAAGGTGGACCTGAAACTGAACAAGGATTTCCAGCTTTACATGGACGCGCAGGCTTCCTTGAGCTCCATCGGCATTCTGGGCGAAAAGTACATCGACCTGACCCAGGGCCATTACGAAAAAGGGCCCATCGATCCGTCGATGCTCATCCCCAGCCGAAGCGGCGTGAGCCTGGATGACCTGATGGTCACCCTGGCCGCCATCAGCCGCGATATCAAGGGCGTCACTGGCGCGTTGAACAGCTCCATCGGCGGCGAAGAGGGCCGGGCCAAGCTGGACGAGATCGTGGACAACATCCGGGTGCTCACGGGTGAATTCAGGACCCTCTCCCAGGAGAACCATGCCGCCATCAACCACACCTTGGCGAACGCCGAGGCCATGACCGGGGATCTGCGGGAGCGCATCCCCCGCCTGGCCCAACAATTCGAAGACCTCGGCAAGCACCTGGATGCCCTGGTCCAGGAGACCCGTCCTGAGCTGCGCGGCACCATGCAGGATGTCCATAAGCTGGCGGGCAGCTTCCAGGAGACCTCCGTCAACCTGAAGAACATCACGGCCAAGCTCAACAACGGCGAAGGCACCATCGGCAAGCTGCTGAACGACGACACCACCATCAAGAAGATCAACACCGCCGTGGACAGCCTGAACGACATGCTCGGCGGCTTCAAGGCCATGGACCTGCGTCTGGACTTGAACGGCGCCCGCTGGACTTCCCGCGGGGACAGCCAGGTGGGCCTGGGCATCGAGCTCGTGCCGCGCCACGACTACTGGTATTCCCTGGACTTGAATTCCACGCCGGACGGCAAGATCGCCGATTCGACCCGCACCATCAAGAAAATCGATCCCGCAACGGGCCTGCCGGTCGAAGTTTTGGAGCATACCCGGAACGTGGTGTCCGACCAGGCCCTCACCCTCTCGGCCCAATTCGCCAAGCGCTTCGCGGAGAACTGGGTGCTCAGCGCAGGCATCGTGGAGGGCAAGGGCGGCGCGGGGATCGAGTGGCGCTCCTTCGAGGACCGCTTCCGCGTGGGGGCCCTGGCCTACGACTTCACCAGGCGCGACGACAAGCCCAACCCGCGCTACCGGCTCACCGCCAGCTACCAGTTCTGGAAGAACGTCTACATGAAAGTCGGCGGCCAGGACCTCGGCAACAAGGAACTGCGCACGTTCTTTGTCGGCGGCGGCATCCGTTGGAAGGATGACGATCTGAAGAAACTCGTGGGCCTGGCGAGTTCGGCGAAATAG